One Paramisgurnus dabryanus chromosome 9, PD_genome_1.1, whole genome shotgun sequence DNA segment encodes these proteins:
- the fam169b gene encoding protein FAM169B isoform X2 → MAHIFSNGEKVQVTCKNIGRLAFLSDGDMPYFILALHMPEDETNVVAVYLHGKWWPIGDVLKTSDKSRRGLVLVKSVMERVVLFLLSQVIFGIMEKTLKDDLYFSAFSLWEHGKILWHNGEAVGFYTIKKKGSLCDGYTGQSYQLPMLDTVFVRSHWRRTGLALQMLEDFCLSQSSEGILGISFPMSPGMYGVCEKYLEIHKEERDRLYEVEAPGEWTQRRNVWLNIQLQKLPQDSACGDLEQSPHTSHERRKLDLDVGTLQQCGSSVCPKDPSGSAKKRPAGQSKTTTNYKKTRT, encoded by the exons GTGCAAGTAACTTGTAAAAACATAGGTCGACTTGCTTTTCTGAGTGATGGTGACATGCCATATTTCATTCTTGCTCTACACATGCCTGAGGATGAAACCAATG TGGTTGCTGTGTACTTGCACGGCAAATGGTGGCCAATTGGTGATGTTTTGAAGACGTCAGACAAATCCAGACGTGGACTTGTGTTA GTGAAGTCTGTCATGGAGAGAGTGGTGCTGTTCCTGCTCAGTCAGGTTATATTTGGAATTATGGAGAAGACTCTCAAAGACGACCTATATTTTTCAGCCTTTTCCCTGTGGGAACATGGCAAAATTCTCTGGCATAATGGAGAAGCGGTTGGGTTTTACACCATCAAAAAAAAGG GCAGCCTTTGTGATGGTTACACTGGCCAGAGCTATCAGCTCCCCATGCTGGACACTGTGTTTGTCCGCTCTCACTGGAGAAGGACTGGTCTTGCTTTACAGATGTTGGAGGATTTCTGCTTATCTCAATCCTCGGAGGGGATTCTGGGAATAAGCTTTCCAATGTCTCCTGGCATGTATGGAG TTTGCGAGAAGTATCTAGAGATCCACAAAGAAGAGAGAGATCGTCTGTATGAGGTGGAAGCACCCGGCGAATGGACTCAAAGACGCAATGTGTGGTTAAACATCCAGCTGCAAAAGCTCCCACAGGACTCAGCAT GTGGagatttagagcagagtccacATACCAGTCATGAAAGAAGGAAACTTGATTTAGACGTG GGGACACTGCAACAATGTGGATCATCAGTCTGCCCTAAAGACCCATCAGGCAGTGCAAAGAAGCGACCAGCTGGTCAGTCCAAGACCACAACCAACTACAAAAAAACCAGGACTTAA